In the Salvia miltiorrhiza cultivar Shanhuang (shh) chromosome 8, IMPLAD_Smil_shh, whole genome shotgun sequence genome, GGGACGTCTGGTACTAAGTTTACATCCTTAGAAATAGCTGGTTTAGGGATGTCTGGTACTCGAGGGAGCAAAGGACTTGTGGGAGATCCACTACTACTATCAACTTGAGTAGCCGCCTGAGTCTCACAGCATTGCTTGCAGATAATAATAACTAAAAAGTCATTCCCTTTGCTCTTATTTACTGTTGAAGTGGTGGCACATTGCTGATGACAAAATCCTGGCAAATGAAGGAGCAAATTTAACGTTTTCATGAGTTACAACAGATAATAAGACCACATTTTTGTCACAAGAAACTTGTAGAGGGCATAGAGAAAATGATCTAAATGTATGAGTAAGATAACATCAGTGTTAGTGTCATCGAAGATCATATAGTTTGTGCATCAAAAGACTTTccatatatcatcatcatcatcatcatcatcataataataataataataataataataataacaataatgaaGAATTACACATTGGGAAATGGGTTTAACTGTAAATACTGGagaaaaaggaagaaagaaaaaatcagCTAATACAGTTGCATTGCGAATATGGTTAGGCTGTAGAGCAATTCTTTTTAAGGATGATGAAATAGCTTAGCTTTGCGGTAATTATCTTTATGTTTTCAGCCTCTAAGTGCCACCAGTATTCATTTCTTCAGGTAGTAAGAgttaatatattatatcattaTAAATAACAAACAACAAAGTAGCAAAGTCATCAGAGTTGGTCGAATAAAATTCAACATGGTTTATCGAAAAATACCTTGACATGCATGGCACTTCGCAGCATTCCTGAATGTCAAACATCAAAACTAGACTAGTTAACAAAAGGACacagaaaagagaaaagaagagaaaacttggggaaaaaaaagtaaaagataCCTATAGAAAACATCCTGATGACACGAACAACAATTCCTGACTGTGTTACCTTGCTCCGAAAAGAGAACAGAGAATATTTTTTCACGGGAAGCCTTCAACTGTCTTCTCTGCAGTTTGGACAACACGTTCACAGAATTGGCTTTTTCGGCTTTTTGTTCATATTCTCTAATCAGATACAAGGGGATGAAGGTCTCAGAGAACCAGTATCTTTCCTTCCCGCCTTCCAGGATTTGCTCTGTTTGTGCTATATTTTTCATGACACGCGAAGGCAGGTGTTTCCTACTACCAAACGCAACGCAGTATCTAACTTCATGTTCCACTATCTTCTTACCATGAACAAAAGCATTTCTAAAAGCGGATGATTCTGCCTCCGAGTTTTTCCCATCACCGGGCATTTGCTCGGGACGACCAAGATCACCCCATCTCACATGTAAATCAAGGTATCTCACCTGAGGCAAGTGTATCACAAAGCAATTAACTGCTGAAAGAAAATTTTGTGGTACAGTACCAAAGAACGACACAATCCACGTATCAGAATAACATGGTACCTGAAGTGCAAGATCTGCCACAGTCCTACATATTTCAACTGCAGAACGCCAGACGAGCTGCCTGCTAATGCTGGGGATTTCATTTCCTTCAACATAACGTACACCTGGTATCTTCTTTCTACCACCTGCTATACTTATAACTTATTAGTGAACTATTTTGAATCTAAAAGATTATCGGAGAGACAAAGAAAGCATCACAACCTTCATCAAACAAAGAGGAATACAAGCATTAGGCTCTTTAATAACCATGAAGAGGTGGATCATAAATGTTACCTTGACGGGCTGGTTTTTTTATCATCGAGCTTGGAAGAATCCCTCTTTGGAACATAAACTTTGACATTATACCTCCTCGCCACCAGGTGAACTTAGTTGATTTATTCAGGAAACCATCAGCTACGACTTCAACCATATCAGGTCGTTTCTTGCCTCGCCTTCCTGGCCTACATTTCTGAGTTGATCCTGTTGCAATCTCAGAAGTGGAAGATTGAGTAGAAAAACCTTCGACGTGCTTCATCCAATCTCCAGAAAAGGCAATGGAGCGCATATTCTCCTCAAGCTGTGAAGGTATACATGTTTATGCAACTAGAAGCATAAGGTttgaaacaaacaaaaaactGGAAAATAGTAAATTGGCAATATCATTCAAAATGCAGAAAGGTTTTTgtaatgaaatttaaatatcCTCAATATATTGTAACTAAGAATCAAGAAAAGTAACATGCCCAACACAACAACAAGGCAAAGGAGGGATGTGAGATAATGATGCAACTAcaaaatgattaaaaataaataaataaatcagatTCAACATTATATACTGTCAAAAATACTAACTACTGAGAATGGACAAATGCTTACTTCAAGCAATATGATCTTTATTTCAGAGCAAGTGGTGGCCTGTTCAAGTTGTCTGCGCCATTGTTTTCTGAAAGTGTCATTAAGGAAGGGACCGACAAGTAGGCCACTTAAGCTCTCCTCCATAAACATAATGTATGCTGCGATGCCAGAAAGTCTCTCGTCCCGACCATTCTTTACAGGTCGAATGCCAGCAAGTACCTTCATCACCCCTCTGGTGGCATTTGAAGCAGCAGCATTTAGCAAGCATGCTTTCTTGCTTGTTACAGAAGCCTTACAAGAAAAGCACCAGCTACATCTTTCCCTAGGGACTTCAGCAAGTTTCTTGTCCACATTGGGCCAGAAAAATCGCACAGCAGCTGAAGAAAAAGCCTTTACCTGATCTGCAATGCTGATGCACACAGCTTGTTGGGACTCCAAAACTTGATTTTTTTCATGTGAAAGAATGGCCAAGTTAGCGGCTGCAGATGCAGAGAAATCTCCATGCAAATAGTGATTTATGTAACCAGTTGTATTGAAGGAAGAACCCTTGTATAAGCACCAACGAGCTGGACTTCCACAAGTAATTCCTACTCTATTATCAAGTTCCTGGCTAACAAGACATCCCTTGGCTTCTAAGGAAGAACTATCACTTAGAGAACTAATATTGCTGCTTCTTGTGGAAACAGCCTCTGTAGTATTTGAGTTGCTTCGTTGGCTTGATTCACAGGGATTAGCAGGCTGTTCCATTAAACTACTAGATGAAGCAGGTTCGCTCACCGTGGTTTTCAAGATTTCACACTGTTGTCTTACAGAACCTGCATGACAGTCGGACTTCATCGCATTATCAAAAGAACTGTCACTTAAAACACAGTTAGTAAGCCATGAACCAGCCATTTCAGCGGAACTACGAGTGGCACAAGTTCCATGATTATGAACCTCAGTCATCTCGGGGATTTTGTCCAGCATATCAACTAATTGTGCAATGCATGAGCCACTTCCCTCCTTGTTTGCTAATTCTAAGCCAATTCCAGATTTCCTATTGGATGGTAAGATATCTGCAGATAATTCCCAATATTGCATTATCCCCCGGCATATTTCTGAATAGACAGCAGTATAATCTGGATTTGCATAAAGAGCATTGAGGACTCCAGGAATATGATGTCTATTATAGTATCTTGGACAAGTTCCAGAATTAACTGAGGTCTTCACTCTGAAAAATTTACAGAGAGGAATAaccaaaaaatattaataaaggTGAGAGAGAATGAAGAAGGAACACAAATAAGGGCATTAATAAGAGAACTCAATTGCATATCTATTGCAGAAGGAAATAACATGAAGCATAAGATGTAAGCAATAAGATAGCATGAAATTAGATACATACACAAGTAAATGGTCACAAGAAGCAACAAAGACTTGTCCGTATGGATCAACACCAAAAACACTCCCTCCCCTCAATGTTGTCCCTCGCAAAATTTTAGGGTCGTTTTCATTGACTTTACACTCAGGACAGTACCATGAACCATTGGACACAAGCATCTTGTTCAATCCTAAGCATCTTGAATGGTAAGCTGATGGGCACCCATCGCAACAAACCAAAACTCCATCCATACCACAAAGGCGGCATTCATCACCATTACCGTCCTCAACTGCTCCACCAACTTGAGACTCCATACAGGGATTATCAAGAGCATTTCTTGTCTGATGATTTTCAGCTCTTTGTGCAGCTTCTATGTCCTTGCAGTTGGAAGTTTCGGAGTCTCCAGGAATAACTCTTGCAGGTTCACATGCGCCCAACACTGTGCTCATATCTATCTCCATTCCAACTTCTGATGCCTCACGCATATCTATTTCTGCTCTTAGCTCTTCAGTATCCAGAACATCGTCACATAATATTTGCAAAGTGATCAACTTCTTATCTACAGATAAAGTATAATAATCTCTCTCCAGACAATGTGCATATAACTCTTTCCAGTCATCTCCATTTTTATGACCCAACACCATCAGATAATGGACCAAGTAAATTGGCCAAGTTAATGTATCGAGCAAGCTCCAATCCAGAGACCTAAATGTACAACAAAACTAGATTGATTACAAAGTTAAATTGAATGTTGCAGCACCAATGTGAAAAGGGGCTTGCACAAAGGATAAGTAGACATGaccatctttaatttaatacagTGAAACAAAAATGGCATGAACACCAACGTAGACGTAAACAGCCCAACAGGTGGTTCCAATAATCCATAACTAATTCAAGGAAAAAGAAGCTACATTGTAAGTCACAtactaaaaaaatactccaacAATAATAAACCAACAGAAGAAAACCACTAGGCAACATgcttaatttcattaaaaatgtCAGAAGATTATAGAGCATAACTAGAAtcgagaaaataaaagttcCATCACTCGGggaaagtaaaattaaaatagcaAATGTTCAAGAAACACCTGAGAACTTTCGATGCAAGCCCAGAGCCATCTGAATGGATCCTCTCAAATTGGCGCTTTAGGAAACACATTAGAGCAACATGAACTGAGTCCAGCAATGTGTTTGCAACAGAGCAATTGAGTGCCCCCACAAAATCATCCAACGCAAAAGGGTACAGAAACAGCCGCACACTGAATGAACGCAAGAAACTATACACAGAAAGAAGATGAGGAACACACTCCTCCGGAACACCAATATGCCCTGACGAAGGAGGCAGTTCTGGTGGTGGAACAAGTGGCACTTCCTTATCCAGTTTAGCCTCCTCCCCTCGAGCACTCTCACAAGAACCACTAGAAGAATCAGCATCAACCTCACCACTGCCATCACTCTGAACTTTGACAATTCCATCATCAGCACTACAAGAATTGGTCATTCCACTCAATGATAACGAATCAATCGGATTTGCTTTTCCCAGCTTTCGTGTGTCGGTAGCAGTTGCAGCATCCATGTTTACATCTTTACTCGACAAAAATTCATTCAACATCTCCTTTCTCTTAGGCCATTCATCAGTTAAATCACAATCTTCCACCAGAAGTGACTTGACTTTGCTGCTGATCAAATCCTCACAACGATCACCCTCGTAGTTTATCCTGTACAAGCCTGAATCATAACCCATAATCCTTCCTAGAATAACCCCACTACCCTTGAACTCTTTCTGCACATATCTTCCAACCAATTCGAATGACCTTGTATGCATAACCTTCTTTCTGCCACCAACGCTTTCCTCCGCATTTTGTACGTTATTTACCTTCCGTTTTCTCCCTCGGCGACTCTCCGGCACCACCACCCTCTCCATTATACACTCAATGGTAACTCAACCCCCTGGaacaaagattaaaagaaaaaaaaaatcataaatgaAACATATATGCCAGGATTATCCCCTCAACACATCTTATCAAATCTTACATGATTGTAAATCTCAATATATCTGATTGCCTTAGCAGTTAAAGCAAGCACCTAACCTCTAGGGAAAAAAACTGAAGCAATGTACAAAATAAACATTCAATAAAGTTCACAAACGATGGAGAAGTTGAAAAATTTTCAGTCCTCTACGCCAGTAAATATCAATGAATTGTGTTGTAGTTACCTTTTTCTCAGAGAGAGGAGTGATTGAGCTCGCGACGTGATGGTATCGTGGGAATTGGGATGGTAAATAGCCTTACCAGATtttccgaaaaaaaaaaaaaaaaaagagagagagagagagagagagagagggcaaAGCCCTAAACCAAGAGTTCGCCGCCACACTCATGACTCTGTGTGAGTCGGGTGGGACACTAACTCGGGCTCCACTTCCGAGTCAATATTTGCTACAATTATTATCTATTTATCTTCTTTTCCTATACATTTATTTTCTTCAGCGGCttcgtttattttgatggataaatttattcatgaaaaataatggataacacaaatttatgcatttaaatgtctcattccttttccaacatttgacacaaaaagagATGTcacatttttccttccttattttcacttcaatgatggataatattatccctccattttggtgtgataatattatcatttattcttttttttttattgttatttttttagggtcattatttattcttttttttaagataattatttattgttattattattattgtttgctACCACTATTTTGCCTGAGAAGTTTAGAATAGTTTAAAATCGAGATTTCCTCAAAgcaataattattaaataatttggcATCTAAATAATTCTAATAAATATTGAAGTGTTCCATAGATTTGATTTGACATAGGGCAAAAGAAGATTATCTAAGTTAATGATATGCGTAATTAACATGTAATGTGGATTGGTGGTGTCGCGAGATTTATCTTTATCAATATCAATATTTAAATTACTCTacgtttaaataaaaaaattgctatAGTTATCGTGATCTTAAAATGTACATCAAATATTTCTTCAATAAATTGAATTGACTCAGTTATTTATCTCGAAATTAGTTCGAATGTATAACATTAAATTATTATATCAATATAATCaatacataaatttgaaaaaattgcaGAGAGTGGTCAATAACCATTCAAaatttttccctaaaaaaagGGTCTTCAATACAAGACGCTACTTTtgaaataacaagaaaaagtttaatatttataaGATATAGATAAATGATTGAAAGTTTGATATTAAACTTTAGATatcaaaataacataaattagCCTTTGGGCAAAaatgtctttttttttcttcttattctttCCTCTCatttttgttgggaacttgggATTGCAATTTGCAATGGTATGTTCAATTTTAGATTTATgtcccttaaaaaaaaatgataaatatgcATAGTGAGTTAACGAGTTGACTCGTTGAGTTAGATAAACTCGGGCAGTTGTTTGATTCTCTATCAGTTCAATACTTTGGCGGGACCATGCTTCCCTTAGTGTTTCGCGCCAA is a window encoding:
- the LOC131000143 gene encoding DDT domain-containing protein PTM-like isoform X2 — encoded protein: MERVVVPESRRGRKRKVNNVQNAEESVGGRKKVMHTRSFELVGRYVQKEFKGSGVILGRIMGYDSGLYRINYEGDRCEDLISSKVKSLLVEDCDLTDEWPKRKEMLNEFLSSKDVNMDAATATDTRKLGKANPIDSLSLSGMTNSCSADDGIVKVQSDGSGEVDADSSSGSCESARGEEAKLDKEVPLVPPPELPPSSGHIGVPEECVPHLLSVYSFLRSFSVRLFLYPFALDDFVGALNCSVANTLLDSVHVALMCFLKRQFERIHSDGSGLASKVLRSLDWSLLDTLTWPIYLVHYLMVLGHKNGDDWKELYAHCLERDYYTLSVDKKLITLQILCDDVLDTEELRAEIDMREASEVGMEIDMSTVLGACEPARVIPGDSETSNCKDIEAAQRAENHQTRNALDNPCMESQVGGAVEDGNGDECRLCGMDGVLVCCDGCPSAYHSRCLGLNKMLVSNGSWYCPECKVNENDPKILRGTTLRGGSVFGVDPYGQVFVASCDHLLVVKTSVNSGTCPRYYNRHHIPGVLNALYANPDYTAVYSEICRGIMQYWELSADILPSNRKSGIGLELANKEGSGSCIAQLVDMLDKIPEMTEVHNHGTCATRSSAEMAGSWLTNCVLSDSSFDNAMKSDCHAGSVRQQCEILKTTVSEPASSSSLMEQPANPCESSQRSNSNTTEAVSTRSSNISSLSDSSSLEAKGCLVSQELDNRVGITCGSPARWCLYKGSSFNTTGYINHYLHGDFSASAAANLAILSHEKNQVLESQQAVCISIADQVKAFSSAAVRFFWPNVDKKLAEVPRERCSWCFSCKASVTSKKACLLNAAASNATRGVMKVLAGIRPVKNGRDERLSGIAAYIMFMEESLSGLLVGPFLNDTFRKQWRRQLEQATTCSEIKIILLELEENMRSIAFSGDWMKHVEGFSTQSSTSEIATGSTQKCRPGRRGKKRPDMVEVVADGFLNKSTKFTWWRGGIMSKFMFQRGILPSSMIKKPARQGGRKKIPGVRYVEGNEIPSISRQLVWRSAVEICRTVADLALQVRYLDLHVRWGDLGRPEQMPGDGKNSEAESSAFRNAFVHGKKIVEHEVRYCVAFGSRKHLPSRVMKNIAQTEQILEGGKERYWFSETFIPLYLIREYEQKAEKANSVNVLSKLQRRQLKASREKIFSVLFSEQGNTVRNCCSCHQDVFYRNAAKCHACQGFCHQQCATTSTVNKSKGNDFLVIIICKQCCETQAATQVDSSSGSPTSPLLPRVPDIPKPAISKDVNLVPDVPKPNIPKDVNIVCHNGSSINRSAVTKKNARSNWGLIWRKKYSEDTGFDFRSRNILLSGNMDRELMKPVCRLCDQPYNSGVMYIRCEPCKNWFHADALELDESQIFSLVGFKCCKCRRIKSPVCPYSNLQKRIALKGKIEHRQPSKLKIPAMAFNRDMILAHPKEVPTASRLPRKPEAISASANNPLLASPYKADPEPRKLPVRRHANREIDVHCPEGAYQFEASSPFEENAVNSTQETPMVRSTRKETKLATNSFRDEVTNPTEANPAIPVQDSLPRHQFASQDFFDLESNVGVHVDSKGPPSVPRNGTPESFHDQDKLIESAETSNKIVPCKFCSKPEPCTDLSCEICGITIHKTCSPWYESSSNENGWRCGSCRDWS
- the LOC131000143 gene encoding DDT domain-containing protein PTM-like isoform X1, with translation MERVVVPESRRGRKRKVNNVQNAEESVGGRKKVMHTRSFELVGRYVQKEFKGSGVILGRIMGYDSGLYRINYEGDRCEDLISSKVKSLLVEDCDLTDEWPKRKEMLNEFLSSKDVNMDAATATDTRKLGKANPIDSLSLSGMTNSCSADDGIVKVQSDGSGEVDADSSSGSCESARGEEAKLDKEVPLVPPPELPPSSGHIGVPEECVPHLLSVYSFLRSFSVRLFLYPFALDDFVGALNCSVANTLLDSVHVALMCFLKRQFERIHSDGSGLASKVLRSLDWSLLDTLTWPIYLVHYLMVLGHKNGDDWKELYAHCLERDYYTLSVDKKLITLQILCDDVLDTEELRAEIDMREASEVGMEIDMSTVLGACEPARVIPGDSETSNCKDIEAAQRAENHQTRNALDNPCMESQVGGAVEDGNGDECRLCGMDGVLVCCDGCPSAYHSRCLGLNKMLVSNGSWYCPECKVNENDPKILRGTTLRGGSVFGVDPYGQVFVASCDHLLVVKTSVNSGTCPRYYNRHHIPGVLNALYANPDYTAVYSEICRGIMQYWELSADILPSNRKSGIGLELANKEGSGSCIAQLVDMLDKIPEMTEVHNHGTCATRSSAEMAGSWLTNCVLSDSSFDNAMKSDCHAGSVRQQCEILKTTVSEPASSSSLMEQPANPCESSQRSNSNTTEAVSTRSSNISSLSDSSSLEAKGCLVSQELDNRVGITCGSPARWCLYKGSSFNTTGYINHYLHGDFSASAAANLAILSHEKNQVLESQQAVCISIADQVKAFSSAAVRFFWPNVDKKLAEVPRERCSWCFSCKASVTSKKACLLNAAASNATRGVMKVLAGIRPVKNGRDERLSGIAAYIMFMEESLSGLLVGPFLNDTFRKQWRRQLEQATTCSEIKIILLELEENMRSIAFSGDWMKHVEGFSTQSSTSEIATGSTQKCRPGRRGKKRPDMVEVVADGFLNKSTKFTWWRGGIMSKFMFQRGILPSSMIKKPARQAGGRKKIPGVRYVEGNEIPSISRQLVWRSAVEICRTVADLALQVRYLDLHVRWGDLGRPEQMPGDGKNSEAESSAFRNAFVHGKKIVEHEVRYCVAFGSRKHLPSRVMKNIAQTEQILEGGKERYWFSETFIPLYLIREYEQKAEKANSVNVLSKLQRRQLKASREKIFSVLFSEQGNTVRNCCSCHQDVFYRNAAKCHACQGFCHQQCATTSTVNKSKGNDFLVIIICKQCCETQAATQVDSSSGSPTSPLLPRVPDIPKPAISKDVNLVPDVPKPNIPKDVNIVCHNGSSINRSAVTKKNARSNWGLIWRKKYSEDTGFDFRSRNILLSGNMDRELMKPVCRLCDQPYNSGVMYIRCEPCKNWFHADALELDESQIFSLVGFKCCKCRRIKSPVCPYSNLQKRIALKGKIEHRQPSKLKIPAMAFNRDMILAHPKEVPTASRLPRKPEAISASANNPLLASPYKADPEPRKLPVRRHANREIDVHCPEGAYQFEASSPFEENAVNSTQETPMVRSTRKETKLATNSFRDEVTNPTEANPAIPVQDSLPRHQFASQDFFDLESNVGVHVDSKGPPSVPRNGTPESFHDQDKLIESAETSNKIVPCKFCSKPEPCTDLSCEICGITIHKTCSPWYESSSNENGWRCGSCRDWS